In Dysgonomonadaceae bacterium zrk40, one genomic interval encodes:
- the ltrA gene encoding group II intron reverse transcriptase/maturase, protein MIEQVINRHNMMRALQQVRQNKGSAGVDRMPVSELYDHLTKNRESIGQSLLNGTYLPQPILGVEIPKGNGKTRLLGVPTVVDRMLQQAVGQVLANRFEMEFEDYSYGFRPNKNALQAVLKALEYINNGYQDIVDIDLKSFFDEVDHCILLQLLYRKVKCPLTLRLIRKWLRAPILINGKLVKRRKGVPQGSPLSPILSNIMLDELDKELDRRGLKSVRYADDFSIYCKSQWQARKTGNEIFLFLKSKLHLPINREKSGIRRPVNFSLLGYGFVPTYKKGEKGKYQLVVSGKGWKNLKLKLKAITRKTTPASFDERIHKLKEVQRGWLQYYRMASIQEKLKDVDGWVRNRLRCCIWKQWKKSERRRKNLIRLGVDLEHAYSHSRSRMGTWAVACSPILKTTITVERLQQRGYEPMFTYYQKIAPFLNEPLYT, encoded by the coding sequence TTGATCGAGCAAGTGATTAACCGTCACAACATGATGCGTGCATTGCAACAGGTCAGGCAGAACAAAGGTTCGGCAGGAGTTGACCGGATGCCTGTAAGCGAACTATACGACCACCTGACAAAGAACAGGGAAAGTATAGGGCAATCATTGTTAAATGGCACTTACCTGCCACAACCCATTTTGGGGGTAGAGATACCCAAGGGAAATGGGAAGACACGTCTTTTAGGTGTGCCTACCGTGGTTGACCGAATGCTTCAACAAGCCGTAGGGCAAGTTTTAGCCAACCGGTTCGAAATGGAATTTGAGGATTACAGTTATGGATTTCGCCCGAATAAGAATGCCCTGCAAGCGGTACTCAAAGCATTGGAGTATATAAACAATGGTTATCAGGATATAGTAGACATTGACCTGAAGAGCTTCTTTGACGAAGTAGACCACTGCATTTTGCTGCAATTGTTGTATCGCAAGGTAAAATGCCCGCTTACGCTGCGTCTTATCCGCAAATGGCTGCGAGCGCCGATTTTAATCAACGGGAAGTTAGTCAAACGCCGAAAAGGAGTACCACAGGGCAGTCCGCTGAGCCCGATTCTCTCCAATATCATGTTAGATGAATTGGATAAAGAATTAGACAGACGTGGATTAAAGTCTGTCCGCTATGCTGACGACTTTAGCATTTATTGCAAAAGCCAATGGCAAGCCCGCAAAACAGGCAACGAGATCTTTCTCTTTCTAAAGAGTAAACTACACCTGCCTATTAATCGGGAGAAAAGTGGAATCCGTCGCCCCGTAAACTTTTCGCTATTAGGATATGGTTTTGTGCCCACTTACAAAAAGGGGGAAAAAGGCAAATACCAGCTGGTGGTAAGCGGCAAAGGATGGAAAAACCTGAAACTAAAACTCAAAGCCATCACCCGAAAAACCACACCCGCCAGTTTCGATGAGCGTATCCACAAACTGAAAGAAGTACAGCGAGGCTGGCTTCAATACTACCGCATGGCAAGTATCCAGGAAAAACTCAAAGATGTGGATGGGTGGGTGCGTAACCGGTTACGTTGCTGTATCTGGAAACAATGGAAGAAATCCGAACGAAGACGGAAAAACCTGATACGTTTGGGCGTTGACCTTGAACACGCATACAGCCACAGCCGTAGCCGAATGGGTACATGGGCGGTCGCCTGTAGCCCTATTTTGAAAACCACCATCACGGTGGAACGTCTGCAACAACGCGGTTACGAACCTATGTTTACTTATTATCAGAAAATTGCTCCATTTCTTAACGAACCGCTGTATACGTGA
- a CDS encoding cation transporter, which yields MAHSHATNKSYGKAFSIGIGLNITFVAVEIFYGLLANSSALLADAGHNASDVLSLIFAWAAIRLASIKPKGKYTYGLRKTTILVSILNALLLFGAVIAIGWDAVGKFKNPEPVAGTQVMIVAGIGVVINTITALLFLKGQKDDLNIKGAFLHMAADAGVSLGVVVAGLLINLTGIQWIDPVMSFIIILVILWGTWRLFADSIDLALDAVPKQIKLDKVRNFLLSQNGVNDIHDLHVWAMSTTQIALTAHLIMPEGFNDEFISELQKKLEHEFGIGHTTFQIENERIEKECKTDC from the coding sequence ATGGCACATTCACATGCGACAAACAAAAGTTACGGAAAAGCTTTTTCTATTGGCATCGGTTTAAACATCACCTTTGTAGCCGTTGAAATATTTTATGGTTTATTAGCCAACTCATCAGCACTATTAGCCGATGCAGGCCACAACGCCAGCGACGTACTGAGTTTGATTTTTGCCTGGGCTGCAATCAGGCTCGCTTCCATAAAACCAAAAGGGAAATACACTTATGGTTTACGCAAAACAACCATTCTTGTATCGATACTCAATGCGCTATTGCTTTTTGGGGCAGTAATAGCAATTGGCTGGGATGCTGTAGGAAAATTCAAAAATCCAGAACCCGTGGCAGGTACGCAAGTAATGATTGTTGCCGGGATAGGTGTGGTAATCAATACCATAACGGCTTTGCTGTTTCTGAAAGGCCAAAAGGATGACCTGAACATCAAAGGGGCATTCCTGCACATGGCTGCCGATGCCGGGGTGTCGTTGGGTGTAGTTGTTGCCGGGCTTTTGATTAACCTTACCGGAATTCAATGGATTGACCCGGTAATGAGTTTTATAATTATTCTGGTCATCCTTTGGGGTACATGGCGGTTATTTGCCGATTCCATTGATTTAGCACTGGATGCAGTACCCAAACAAATAAAACTTGATAAAGTACGCAACTTTCTTTTATCCCAAAATGGAGTTAACGATATTCACGATTTACACGTTTGGGCAATGAGTACCACCCAAATAGCTTTAACCGCCCACCTGATAATGCCGGAAGGGTTTAACGATGAATTTATTTCTGAACTGCAGAAGAAACTTGAACACGAATTCGGGATAGGGCACACTACCTTTCAAATTGAGAATGAAAGGATTGAAAAGGAATGTAAAACTGATTGTTGA
- a CDS encoding cation transporter — MFKSVFTISKMDCPSEESLIRMKLEGLSTIKSLVFDIENRKLTVFHSEENEEIEKHLKELKLGTEHKETIVVQQDEFKDDSSVQSKLLWTVLIINFAFFLIEITTGFISKSMGLVADSLDMLADALVYGLSLWAVGSTVTRKKKVARLSGYFQLALALIGLVEVIRRFISFEEVPDFQTMIIVSILALIANSVCLYLLQKSKSKEAHMKATMIFTSNDIIINTGVILAGILVLLTQSKYPDLIIGSIVFLIVVRGALRILKLGK, encoded by the coding sequence ATGTTCAAATCTGTATTTACCATCAGCAAAATGGATTGCCCTTCCGAAGAATCCCTTATCAGGATGAAGCTGGAAGGGCTTTCCACAATTAAAAGTTTGGTGTTCGATATTGAAAACCGGAAGCTCACCGTGTTTCATTCCGAAGAAAATGAGGAAATCGAAAAACACCTTAAAGAACTCAAATTGGGCACGGAACACAAAGAAACCATTGTTGTCCAACAGGATGAATTCAAGGACGATTCATCAGTACAATCGAAACTGCTTTGGACAGTTCTGATTATCAATTTTGCTTTTTTTCTCATTGAAATTACCACAGGTTTTATTTCAAAATCTATGGGCCTGGTTGCCGATTCACTGGATATGCTGGCAGACGCGTTGGTTTATGGCCTAAGCCTTTGGGCAGTTGGCTCAACTGTAACCCGCAAGAAAAAAGTAGCCCGACTAAGTGGCTATTTTCAACTGGCATTGGCACTGATAGGCCTCGTAGAAGTAATACGTAGGTTTATCAGTTTTGAAGAGGTGCCGGATTTTCAAACCATGATAATTGTATCAATACTGGCATTGATTGCGAATTCAGTTTGTCTATATCTGTTGCAAAAGTCAAAGAGCAAAGAAGCACACATGAAAGCTACCATGATTTTTACATCAAACGATATTATTATCAATACGGGCGTTATCCTTGCAGGTATTTTGGTATTGTTGACCCAATCAAAATATCCCGATTTAATCATTGGCTCAATTGTATTTTTGATTGTGGTAAGAGGGGCTTTAAGAATTTTAAAATTAGGGAAATAG
- a CDS encoding DUF302 domain-containing protein, translating into MKYYIEKITEYGFDEAIEKVTEELKKEGFGVLTEIDVQATLKKKLDVDFNKYQILGACNPPFAHKALRAENKIGAMLPCNVIVQELDDGKTEVAAVDPMASMLAVENDKLGEIANEIRAKLEKVIENV; encoded by the coding sequence ATGAAGTATTACATTGAAAAGATAACAGAGTACGGTTTCGATGAAGCCATTGAGAAAGTAACCGAAGAACTTAAAAAAGAAGGATTCGGGGTTTTGACAGAGATTGATGTGCAGGCCACATTGAAAAAGAAACTGGATGTCGATTTCAATAAATACCAAATTTTAGGGGCTTGCAATCCGCCATTTGCACATAAAGCGCTGCGGGCCGAAAATAAAATCGGAGCCATGCTTCCCTGCAATGTGATTGTGCAGGAACTGGATGATGGCAAAACAGAAGTAGCTGCCGTTGACCCGATGGCTTCGATGCTGGCGGTTGAAAATGACAAATTAGGGGAAATCGCCAACGAAATAAGGGCAAAACTTGAAAAGGTCATTGAAAACGTATAA
- a CDS encoding SHOCT domain-containing protein: MGMGWWWVIGLIIVIAVVWMVVKGMSQNNRPGNLPESKSALDILKERYAKGEIDKQEFEERKKDLM, translated from the coding sequence ATGGGAATGGGCTGGTGGTGGGTTATAGGGCTCATTATCGTAATTGCCGTTGTTTGGATGGTTGTTAAAGGAATGAGTCAAAATAACCGCCCCGGCAACCTACCCGAAAGTAAGTCGGCGCTCGATATTTTAAAAGAGCGTTATGCCAAGGGAGAAATTGATAAACAAGAATTTGAAGAACGAAAAAAAGATTTAATGTAA
- a CDS encoding transcriptional repressor — MENKEIDKKLESKNVKPTAMRTLVYKTLAETGKALSLADLEQRFEKVERSTIFRALKTFEENFIVHPVDDGSGSVKYAVCDDECTCNIHDLHVHFYCTRCGRTRCMKELPIPNIKLPEGYTYDNAQFIINGVCPRCD, encoded by the coding sequence ATGGAAAACAAGGAAATCGACAAAAAACTCGAATCGAAAAACGTCAAACCAACAGCCATGCGAACCCTGGTTTATAAAACACTTGCCGAAACCGGGAAAGCGCTGAGCCTGGCGGATTTGGAGCAACGATTTGAAAAAGTGGAGCGTTCAACCATTTTCAGGGCGCTTAAAACATTCGAGGAAAATTTCATTGTCCACCCTGTTGATGATGGTTCAGGCTCGGTTAAATATGCCGTTTGCGATGATGAATGCACATGTAATATACATGACCTGCACGTTCATTTTTATTGTACACGTTGTGGCAGAACACGTTGTATGAAAGAACTTCCAATTCCCAACATTAAACTTCCTGAAGGCTACACCTACGATAATGCTCAATTCATTATTAACGGTGTGTGTCCTCGCTGCGATTAA
- a CDS encoding cation transporter, whose protein sequence is MQKSTFHISKMDCPSEETLIRMKLEGLSMIKSLVFDIENRKLTVFHSEESSEIENHLKELNLGSQLQETIVVQADEFKDNSSVQSKLLWTVLIINFAFFIIEITTGFISKSMGLVADSLDMLADALVYGLSLWAVGSTVFRKKKVAKLSGYFQLALALIGLIEVIRRFISFEAVPDFKTMIIVSILALIANSVCLYLLQKSKSEEAHMKATMIFTSNDIIINTGVIAAGVLVLLTQSKYPDLIIGAIVFLIVVRGAFRILKLGK, encoded by the coding sequence ATGCAAAAGAGTACATTTCACATTTCCAAAATGGACTGCCCTTCCGAGGAAACCCTTATCAGGATGAAACTCGAAGGGCTTTCCATGATTAAAAGTTTGGTGTTCGATATTGAAAACCGAAAACTTACTGTCTTTCATTCTGAAGAAAGCTCTGAAATTGAGAATCACCTGAAAGAACTCAATTTAGGGTCGCAACTCCAAGAAACAATTGTTGTCCAAGCGGATGAATTCAAGGACAATTCATCGGTACAATCGAAACTCCTTTGGACGGTTTTGATTATCAACTTTGCATTTTTTATTATTGAAATTACCACGGGTTTTATTTCTAAATCTATGGGTTTGGTTGCCGATTCGTTGGATATGCTGGCAGATGCACTTGTTTATGGTCTTAGCCTTTGGGCTGTCGGTTCAACTGTGTTCCGTAAGAAAAAAGTGGCAAAGCTGAGTGGCTATTTTCAACTGGCTTTAGCATTGATTGGGCTTATAGAAGTAATACGCAGATTTATCAGTTTCGAAGCTGTGCCGGATTTCAAAACCATGATTATTGTTTCCATATTGGCATTAATTGCCAATTCCGTTTGCCTTTATTTATTACAAAAATCAAAAAGTGAAGAAGCACACATGAAAGCCACGATGATATTCACATCGAATGATATTATTATCAATACTGGTGTTATCGCAGCAGGAGTATTGGTTTTGTTGACCCAATCAAAGTATCCTGATTTAATCATTGGTGCAATTGTTTTTTTAATTGTGGTCAGGGGGGCTTTCAGGATATTAAAACTTGGAAAATAG